In one Candidatus Eisenbacteria bacterium genomic region, the following are encoded:
- a CDS encoding phosphoribosylaminoimidazolesuccinocarboxamide synthase, with protein sequence MRDVVIPGRAPDYKGKVRDLYALDGLLLIVATDRVSAYDVVLGEGIPGKGRVLTQVSRFWFEKLREIAPSHYVSTDVARFPQPFAAHRNILDGRSMLVTRAKRFDVECVVRGYLAGSGWKEYQASGTVCGVKIPPGLKLSSRLPEPIFTPATKASEGHDENIDFDRMVSIVGGQTAERLRALSLAIYNAAAKHVESCGLILADTKFEFGDRDGSIVWIDEALSPDSSRYWPADTYREGVAQDSFDKQVIRDYLDSVGWDHNPPPPQLPEAVVEKAGRRYEEALALITGAGAAR encoded by the coding sequence CTGCGCGACGTGGTGATCCCGGGCCGCGCGCCGGACTACAAAGGGAAGGTCCGCGATCTCTACGCGCTGGACGGGCTGCTCCTGATCGTCGCGACGGACAGGGTATCCGCCTATGACGTCGTGCTGGGCGAGGGGATTCCCGGAAAGGGGCGCGTCCTCACCCAGGTTTCCCGCTTCTGGTTCGAGAAGCTCCGGGAGATCGCACCGAGCCACTACGTCTCGACCGACGTGGCGCGATTCCCGCAGCCGTTCGCCGCGCACCGGAACATCCTCGACGGCCGGTCGATGCTCGTGACCCGCGCGAAGCGGTTCGACGTCGAGTGCGTGGTTCGCGGCTACCTCGCCGGGTCGGGGTGGAAGGAGTACCAGGCTTCCGGCACCGTCTGCGGCGTCAAGATTCCGCCGGGACTCAAGCTCTCCTCCCGGCTCCCGGAGCCGATCTTCACGCCGGCCACCAAAGCCTCCGAGGGGCACGACGAGAACATCGACTTCGACCGGATGGTCTCGATCGTCGGCGGCCAGACGGCCGAGCGCCTCCGCGCGTTGAGCCTCGCGATCTACAACGCGGCCGCCAAGCACGTCGAATCGTGCGGGCTCATCCTCGCCGACACCAAGTTCGAGTTCGGCGACCGGGACGGATCAATCGTGTGGATCGACGAGGCGCTCTCGCCCGATTCCTCCCGGTACTGGCCGGCCGACACCTATCGCGAAGGCGTGGCGCAGGACAGCTTCGACAAGCAGGTCATCCGCGACTATCTCGATTCGGTCGGATGGGACCACAACCCGCCGCCGCCGCAACTTCCCGAGGCGGTGGTGGAGAAGGCCGGACGCCGGTACGAGGAAGCCCTCGCGCTCATCACGGGGGCTGGCGCGGCGAGGTGA
- the purH gene encoding bifunctional phosphoribosylaminoimidazolecarboxamide formyltransferase/IMP cyclohydrolase, which produces MTPIRIGRALLSVSDKTGLVEFAHGLARHGVKILSTGGTAVALREAGVSVRDVSEVTGFPELFGGRVKTLHPAIHGGILYRRGLASDEEDRHKHGIVSIDLVAVNLYPFERTVASGDASHADAVEQIDIGGPALIRAASKNHDHVVVLTDPGQYGEILSALDRFGGVPVETARRLARRAYERTSAYDAAIARYLAEGEAPEPAGESAAAGLPGVIERAGGANEDAAGALPATIDLRYRLSQRLRYGENPGQEGALYAPAGGGAVEALTQLRGKTLSYNNLLDVEAALGLLHEFSDPAVVVVKHRNPSGAAVARSAAEGVALARDGDPLSAFGGILGLNRPLDAAALEAIGNFFFEVVLAPSITAPEEKLALLRKNLVLLEVPDLLRRARMGFGARTMLGGLLAETDPGAPRFSEWKPVTKAAPTKEQLADLQFGWRVARHTISNAIVISRGGRTLGIGAGQSSRVDAVRLALSKAERSGHDVRGAALCSDAFFPFGDSVEIAAKAGIAAIAHPGGSVRDAESITAADKAGIAMMHTGERCFLH; this is translated from the coding sequence GTGACACCGATCCGGATCGGCCGGGCACTCCTCTCGGTCTCCGACAAGACCGGCCTGGTCGAGTTCGCGCACGGCCTCGCGCGGCACGGCGTCAAGATCCTCTCCACCGGCGGAACCGCCGTCGCGCTCCGGGAGGCTGGCGTCTCGGTGCGCGACGTCTCCGAAGTGACCGGCTTCCCCGAGCTCTTCGGCGGCCGCGTGAAGACGCTCCATCCCGCGATCCACGGAGGGATCCTCTATCGTCGCGGCCTCGCGTCGGACGAGGAGGATCGGCACAAGCACGGGATCGTCTCGATCGATCTGGTCGCCGTGAACCTGTATCCCTTCGAGCGGACGGTGGCCTCCGGCGACGCGTCCCACGCCGACGCGGTCGAACAGATCGACATCGGCGGCCCCGCCCTGATCCGCGCCGCGTCCAAGAACCACGACCACGTCGTGGTGCTGACCGACCCCGGCCAGTACGGCGAGATCCTGAGCGCGCTCGACCGGTTCGGCGGCGTTCCTGTCGAGACCGCGAGGAGGCTGGCGCGCCGCGCGTACGAGCGGACGTCCGCCTATGACGCGGCGATCGCGCGATACCTCGCGGAAGGGGAAGCGCCGGAGCCCGCCGGGGAATCCGCCGCCGCGGGACTGCCGGGCGTGATCGAGCGGGCGGGCGGGGCGAACGAGGATGCCGCGGGCGCGCTTCCCGCGACGATCGACCTTCGGTACCGGTTGAGCCAGCGGCTTCGCTACGGCGAGAACCCCGGGCAGGAAGGAGCGCTCTACGCTCCGGCGGGGGGCGGCGCCGTCGAAGCCCTCACGCAGCTCCGCGGAAAGACGCTCTCGTACAACAACCTCCTGGACGTCGAGGCGGCCCTCGGGCTCCTCCACGAGTTTTCCGATCCGGCCGTGGTCGTCGTCAAGCATCGGAACCCTTCGGGCGCCGCGGTCGCGCGGTCCGCGGCCGAAGGGGTCGCGCTGGCGAGGGACGGGGATCCGCTCTCCGCGTTCGGCGGGATCCTCGGCCTGAACCGGCCGCTCGACGCGGCCGCGCTCGAGGCGATCGGGAACTTCTTCTTCGAGGTGGTGCTCGCTCCCTCGATCACGGCGCCGGAGGAGAAGCTCGCCCTGCTCCGGAAGAATCTCGTGCTCCTCGAGGTGCCCGACCTCCTGCGCCGGGCGCGGATGGGCTTTGGCGCCCGCACGATGCTTGGAGGCCTCCTGGCCGAGACGGATCCGGGCGCGCCCCGCTTCTCCGAGTGGAAGCCGGTGACCAAGGCGGCGCCGACGAAGGAGCAGCTCGCCGATCTTCAGTTCGGTTGGCGCGTCGCGCGGCACACGATCTCGAACGCGATCGTGATCTCGCGGGGTGGCCGGACGCTGGGGATCGGCGCGGGGCAGTCCTCCCGCGTCGATGCGGTGCGGCTCGCGCTTTCAAAGGCGGAACGCTCCGGGCACGACGTGCGCGGCGCGGCGCTCTGCTCGGACGCCTTCTTCCCGTTCGGCGACTCGGTTGAGATCGCGGCCAAGGCCGGGATCGCCGCGATCGCACATCCGGGCGGCTCCGTCCGGGACGCCGAGTCGATTACCGCGGCCGATAAGGCGGGCATCGCGATGATGCACACCGGGGAGAGGTGCTTCCTCCATTGA
- the guaA gene encoding glutamine-hydrolyzing GMP synthase → MSHQRLLILDFGSQYTQLIARRTRELGVFAEIHAPTISSAELEALDPKGIVLSGGPASVLEPGAPGIPPAVLDRGAPVLGVCYGMQLLAKELGGQVRPSDRREYGKATLTVTRAGTLLAGLPKESRVWASHGDFVEALPPGFTLLGTSGEGLLAAAEDPKRKIYAVQFHPEVAHTEHGTRIYKNFLFDICGFAGDWTMGQVLEEQTARIRAQVGTRRVICGLSGGVDSSVVAALLHRAVPGQARSVFVDHGLLRRGEAAQVAESMREVIGNELVTVDAKRRFLGELRGIEDPEEKRKTIGRVFIEVFEEAAKEMGGAQLLAQGTLYPDVIESTSTRGPSAKIKSHHNVGGLPERMNLELVEPLRELFKDEVRSLGGLLGLSKGVLGRHPFPGPGLAVRILGPITEEAVETLALADDIFLTELRQAGLYDQVWQAFAVLLPVRTVGVMGDGRTYDQVVALRAVTSSDGMTADWARLPEAFLARVSSRIGNEVKGVSRVVYDISTKPPATIEWE, encoded by the coding sequence TTGAGCCACCAGCGGCTTCTCATTCTGGATTTCGGGTCGCAGTACACGCAGCTGATCGCGCGCCGGACGCGCGAGCTGGGCGTCTTCGCCGAGATCCACGCGCCGACGATCTCTTCAGCCGAGTTGGAGGCGCTCGACCCGAAGGGCATCGTCCTCTCGGGCGGACCCGCGAGCGTGCTCGAGCCGGGCGCGCCGGGAATTCCGCCCGCGGTGCTCGATCGCGGGGCGCCGGTCCTGGGCGTCTGCTACGGCATGCAGCTCCTTGCCAAGGAGCTGGGCGGGCAGGTTCGTCCGAGCGACCGCCGGGAGTACGGCAAGGCGACCTTGACGGTCACGCGCGCCGGGACGCTTCTGGCGGGGCTCCCCAAGGAGAGCCGCGTCTGGGCAAGCCACGGCGACTTCGTCGAGGCTCTGCCGCCCGGATTCACGCTCCTCGGCACGAGCGGGGAAGGCCTCCTCGCCGCGGCCGAGGATCCAAAGCGGAAGATCTACGCCGTGCAATTTCATCCCGAGGTCGCGCACACCGAGCACGGCACGCGGATCTACAAGAACTTCCTCTTCGACATCTGCGGCTTCGCCGGGGACTGGACCATGGGGCAAGTCCTGGAAGAGCAGACCGCGCGGATCCGGGCGCAGGTGGGAACGCGGCGGGTGATCTGCGGTCTGAGCGGAGGGGTGGACTCCTCGGTCGTTGCGGCGCTCCTCCACCGTGCGGTCCCGGGGCAGGCGCGGTCGGTCTTCGTCGACCACGGCCTGCTTCGCCGAGGCGAGGCGGCCCAGGTGGCGGAGTCGATGCGCGAGGTCATCGGGAACGAGCTCGTCACGGTCGACGCGAAGAGACGATTCCTCGGGGAGCTGAGGGGAATCGAGGACCCCGAGGAGAAGCGGAAGACGATCGGCCGGGTGTTCATCGAGGTATTCGAGGAGGCGGCGAAGGAGATGGGCGGCGCCCAGCTCCTGGCCCAGGGCACCCTCTACCCGGACGTTATCGAGAGCACGTCCACGCGGGGGCCTTCGGCCAAGATCAAGTCGCACCACAACGTGGGCGGGCTCCCGGAGCGCATGAATTTGGAACTGGTGGAGCCCCTGCGGGAGTTATTCAAGGACGAGGTGCGAAGCCTGGGCGGCCTTCTGGGGCTCTCCAAGGGGGTCCTTGGACGCCATCCCTTCCCCGGTCCCGGGCTCGCCGTGAGAATATTGGGCCCGATCACCGAGGAAGCGGTGGAGACCTTGGCCCTCGCGGACGATATCTTCCTGACCGAGCTGCGGCAGGCGGGGCTCTACGACCAGGTCTGGCAGGCGTTCGCGGTGCTCCTCCCGGTGCGCACGGTGGGGGTGATGGGCGACGGCCGGACCTACGACCAGGTGGTCGCGCTCCGCGCCGTCACGTCGAGCGATGGAATGACGGCCGATTGGGCGAGGCTGCCGGAAGCGTTCCTGGCGCGCGTGTCGTCGCGCATCGGGAACGAGGTCAAAGGCGTCAGTCGCGTCGTGTACGATATCAGCACGAAGCCTCCCGCCACGATCGAGTGGGAGTGA
- a CDS encoding M6 family metalloprotease domain-containing protein, which translates to MPSGHGRKTLGYHRFGSRAAIVTLALILSLASLLASPRGARAAAPSPKLYERMAPAERLATLKHVQTTLDSLRRGGVDRIYPQFALDMAKYPREGVAHRNILVVLCKFPAEGGAPAAGPSKITTPYYVYRHFFSDDPNDGIISLREYYRTNSRGKLIISGQVTPQWVDMPHSYDYYANGYAGLDFGGYPNSSQKLAEDAMSAAALMFGGDLRYFDNDGPDGIPSSGDDDGYIDAVSVIVPGQGAETSASCASGPVGCNRLWSHESGIAVYSNCPGPNGGPGCLPGFVTGKVRGFLYSLVSEYNDSPGDGGCGTWFHEFSHTLGLPDLYDTVGGNGLGFYSLMALGNYLPYDSDPNTAGGPLGSNPGNLDAWCRQFLGFDDPVPIKAAGRYELPPVSRQGGSRRIWSNGDGGTEYYLVENRLREGSDRFLPGQGMLVYHVDDTQIDNLNGYPGYRVAVVQADSVNPLQLENGGNYGDPADFFPGTLLKRSMTEATQPNSRSWSGADTGIRIWNIAGVQDGADTASFDLRVSSQAELRLAGYSINDGGGDGYADPNETDLLTLSLKNVGLQSGLINLVLTTPDPSVTITQASVSNQAAIGPGGTAAMAQAFSYDIGSIATLPHDIVFTVNWTEGGGASGSFDFTVTVGMGSGLFENFESGVEPGQFWAGVSLPGSSTTEWHASDSRARGTYSAKVGSSLPLGSGTNEAQTYADREDAALLSPAFDLAANSELVFYSYVDAESYGGTEAFDGGRVEISIAGGEWLPLAVDGGYGNQIKFDSDAALRGADVFSGSPRAWRRVTANLSGYSGPARVRFRFASDVSNAPFNTSGLQARSYEGWYVDDVLVQPRASTGPAPRRLTFRAGPSPYRIEGASPGALTFRFSTPDGLPHPELRPEVRIYDVAGRLVRTLEASANGLVPSEFRASWNAQDRGGDKCRSGVYFAQVDIQGHRESVRLVLLR; encoded by the coding sequence ATGCCGTCCGGACACGGGAGGAAAACCTTGGGCTACCACCGATTCGGCAGCCGGGCGGCGATCGTCACGCTCGCCCTGATCTTGTCCCTCGCATCGCTCCTCGCCTCGCCTCGCGGGGCGCGCGCCGCGGCTCCGTCCCCCAAGCTCTACGAGCGAATGGCCCCGGCCGAGCGCCTTGCGACACTGAAGCACGTCCAGACGACCCTCGACAGCCTGCGCCGCGGGGGAGTCGACCGCATCTATCCCCAGTTCGCGCTCGACATGGCTAAGTACCCGCGTGAGGGCGTGGCGCACCGGAACATCCTCGTCGTCCTCTGCAAATTCCCAGCGGAGGGGGGCGCGCCGGCGGCGGGGCCGTCGAAGATAACCACGCCGTACTACGTCTACCGGCATTTCTTCAGCGACGATCCCAACGACGGGATCATCAGCCTCCGCGAGTACTACCGGACCAACTCACGCGGGAAGCTGATCATCTCGGGCCAGGTCACGCCGCAATGGGTCGACATGCCGCATTCGTACGATTACTACGCGAACGGTTACGCGGGGCTGGACTTCGGCGGATATCCCAACTCTTCCCAGAAGTTGGCCGAGGACGCGATGTCCGCGGCCGCGCTGATGTTCGGCGGCGACCTTCGGTACTTCGACAACGATGGTCCCGATGGGATTCCCTCGAGCGGCGATGACGACGGCTACATCGACGCGGTGAGCGTGATCGTTCCGGGGCAGGGCGCGGAGACGAGCGCGAGCTGCGCCAGCGGCCCGGTCGGCTGCAATCGACTCTGGTCGCACGAGTCAGGAATCGCGGTCTATTCGAACTGCCCGGGTCCGAACGGGGGCCCGGGGTGCCTTCCCGGCTTCGTGACCGGGAAGGTGCGCGGATTCCTCTACTCGCTCGTGAGCGAGTACAACGACTCCCCGGGCGACGGAGGGTGCGGCACATGGTTCCACGAGTTCAGCCACACGCTCGGCCTTCCCGATCTCTATGACACGGTCGGAGGGAACGGACTCGGCTTCTACTCCCTGATGGCCCTCGGGAATTACCTTCCGTATGACTCCGACCCGAATACCGCCGGAGGTCCGCTCGGCTCCAACCCCGGAAACCTGGACGCGTGGTGCCGGCAGTTCCTGGGATTCGACGACCCGGTGCCGATCAAAGCCGCCGGTCGCTACGAGCTGCCGCCCGTCTCGCGGCAGGGCGGGTCGCGCCGCATCTGGTCGAACGGCGACGGTGGAACCGAGTATTACCTGGTCGAGAATCGTCTCCGCGAAGGCTCGGATCGATTCCTGCCGGGCCAGGGGATGCTCGTCTATCACGTCGACGATACCCAGATCGACAACCTGAACGGCTACCCGGGCTACCGGGTGGCGGTGGTTCAGGCCGACAGCGTGAACCCGCTCCAGCTCGAGAACGGCGGCAACTATGGGGACCCGGCCGACTTCTTCCCGGGAACGCTCCTGAAGCGAAGCATGACCGAGGCGACGCAGCCCAACTCGCGGTCGTGGAGCGGCGCGGACACCGGGATCCGAATCTGGAACATCGCGGGGGTGCAGGACGGCGCCGACACCGCGTCGTTCGACCTTCGGGTCTCGTCCCAGGCGGAGCTGCGGCTCGCGGGATACTCGATCAACGACGGGGGTGGGGACGGGTACGCCGATCCGAACGAGACCGACCTGCTCACGCTCTCGCTCAAGAACGTCGGTCTCCAATCGGGGCTGATCAACTTGGTGCTCACGACCCCCGATCCGAGCGTGACCATCACGCAGGCTTCCGTTTCCAATCAGGCGGCGATCGGGCCCGGCGGTACCGCGGCCATGGCGCAGGCGTTCTCGTACGACATCGGGAGCATCGCGACCCTCCCGCACGACATCGTCTTCACGGTGAACTGGACCGAGGGAGGTGGCGCCTCCGGATCATTCGACTTCACGGTCACCGTGGGCATGGGGTCCGGCTTGTTCGAGAACTTCGAGTCGGGTGTCGAGCCGGGGCAATTCTGGGCGGGCGTGTCGCTCCCGGGAAGCAGCACCACCGAATGGCACGCGTCCGACTCGCGCGCTCGAGGGACCTACAGCGCCAAGGTGGGGTCATCGCTTCCGCTCGGAAGCGGGACGAACGAGGCGCAGACCTACGCCGACCGGGAAGACGCGGCGCTCCTCTCGCCCGCGTTTGATCTCGCAGCGAACTCGGAGCTGGTCTTCTATTCCTACGTCGACGCCGAATCCTATGGCGGGACGGAGGCGTTCGACGGCGGCCGGGTCGAGATCTCGATCGCGGGCGGGGAATGGCTCCCGCTCGCGGTGGACGGCGGCTACGGGAACCAGATCAAGTTCGACTCGGATGCCGCGCTTCGCGGCGCCGACGTGTTCTCCGGCTCGCCTCGGGCGTGGCGGCGCGTGACGGCCAACCTCTCCGGCTACTCCGGGCCGGCGCGGGTCCGATTCCGCTTCGCCAGCGACGTCTCCAACGCTCCGTTCAACACGAGCGGCCTGCAGGCGCGATCTTACGAGGGATGGTACGTGGACGACGTGCTCGTCCAGCCTCGCGCCTCGACCGGGCCGGCGCCGCGCCGGCTGACGTTCCGCGCGGGACCGAGCCCCTATCGGATCGAGGGAGCGTCGCCCGGCGCACTGACGTTCCGATTCAGCACGCCGGACGGCCTCCCGCATCCGGAGCTCCGTCCCGAGGTCCGGATCTACGACGTCGCCGGGCGTCTCGTGCGCACGCTCGAGGCTAGCGCGAACGGCCTCGTCCCCAGCGAATTCCGCGCCTCGTGGAACGCACAGGACAGGGGAGGCGACAAATGCCGGTCCGGGGTCTATTTCGCTCAGGTGGACATCCAGGGGCATCGCGAGAGCGTCCGATTGGTGCTCCTCCGTTAG
- the secA gene encoding preprotein translocase subunit SecA, with protein MVVNLIARLFGSKHERDIKRMWPLVEAISAEFEKLQALSDEALAGKTVEFRARLEAGETLEDLLPEAFAVVKEVCRRLCGKTWDVVGQPIAWDMVPFDVQLLGAIALHEGKIAEMATGEGKTLVATLPIYLNALTGKGVHLVTVNDYLAKRDSEWMGAVFTTLGLTVGCIQNSMDFNQRRAAYACDITYGTNNEFGFDYLRDNMARHRDHRVQRGHHYAIVDEVDSVLIDEARTPLIISGPVEHSLQKYDEMRPDVDRVVRAQMQVTNSILAEAEGLIKDPEKEYEAGVKLLQTRRGAPKNKRLLKLLAEEPGLKRLIQRVELDFIRDKRLGEVDEDLFYSIDEKSHSVDLSEKGRLLLSQRDANLFLLPDLAVELGEIDASESLSPAEKVAEKKKLERVHGERSERVHNVLQLLKAYSLFEKDVEYVVQDGKILIVDEFTGRLMPGRRYSDGLHQAIEAKENVKVEGETQTLATITIQNYFRLYEKLAGMTGTAETEANEFWHTYKRDVIVIPTNQPARREDSNDVIFKTRREKYNALVDEIAELHEGKVPVLVGTISVEASETLSRLLKRKGVPHSVLNAKYHEQEAGIVAGAGRRGAVTIATNMAGRGTDIKLETGVIRCDRECMAGSQSRLRNGVWQNVARCKEEVTCGLHILGTERHESRRIDRQLRGRSGRQGDPGHSRFYLSLEDDLMRLFGSERIAGIMEKLGVQEGEVIEHGLVTRAIERAQRRVEAHNFDIRKHLLEYDDVMNRQRTVIYAQRLRALEEADLKETILEMMDEVVEERVETYLGGGERYDEEDWKRLGNDLSQLLLRPAVIPGSGDRMPAPAVAAEAFQEIFRKAYDEKETELSPPILRELERHVFLDVIDEHWMDHLREMDHMREGIGLRAYGQRDPLLEYKREAFAMFEELTRSIREETVRTIFRATLVLEPMPGRPIAVGGSAGREMSGGGASERPDLAPPPRVRVPRQETRHAAVTAFGTPEAQAGAAAPAAPPAARRAPMVAQEEKVGRNDPCPCGSGKKYKKCHGA; from the coding sequence ATGGTCGTCAACCTGATCGCCCGACTCTTCGGAAGCAAGCACGAGCGCGACATCAAGCGGATGTGGCCGCTCGTGGAGGCCATTTCGGCCGAGTTCGAGAAGCTCCAAGCCCTCTCGGACGAGGCCCTGGCGGGGAAGACCGTCGAATTTCGCGCCCGCCTCGAAGCGGGCGAGACGCTCGAGGATCTTCTCCCCGAGGCGTTCGCGGTGGTCAAGGAAGTCTGCCGGCGGCTCTGCGGGAAGACCTGGGACGTCGTCGGGCAGCCGATCGCGTGGGACATGGTCCCATTCGACGTCCAGCTTCTCGGCGCGATCGCGCTCCACGAGGGGAAGATCGCGGAAATGGCCACCGGCGAGGGAAAGACGCTGGTCGCGACGCTGCCGATCTACTTGAACGCGCTGACCGGGAAGGGAGTGCACCTGGTCACGGTGAACGACTACCTCGCCAAGCGCGACAGCGAATGGATGGGCGCGGTATTCACGACGCTCGGGCTCACGGTCGGGTGCATCCAGAACTCGATGGACTTCAACCAGAGGCGGGCGGCCTACGCGTGCGACATCACGTACGGCACGAACAACGAGTTCGGATTCGACTACCTGCGCGACAACATGGCCCGACACCGCGACCATCGCGTGCAGCGCGGGCACCACTACGCGATCGTCGACGAGGTCGACTCGGTCCTGATCGACGAGGCCCGCACGCCGCTCATCATCTCGGGCCCGGTGGAGCACAGCCTCCAGAAATACGACGAGATGAGGCCGGACGTCGACCGCGTCGTGCGAGCCCAGATGCAGGTCACGAACAGCATTCTCGCCGAGGCGGAGGGTCTCATCAAAGACCCCGAGAAGGAGTACGAGGCGGGAGTGAAGCTGCTCCAGACGAGGCGCGGCGCGCCCAAGAACAAGCGCCTGCTCAAACTCCTCGCCGAGGAGCCGGGGCTGAAGAGGCTCATCCAGCGAGTCGAGCTCGACTTCATCCGGGACAAGCGGCTCGGCGAGGTGGACGAGGACCTCTTCTACTCGATCGACGAGAAGAGCCATTCGGTCGACCTCTCCGAGAAGGGGAGGCTGCTCCTCTCGCAGCGGGACGCGAACCTGTTCCTTTTGCCGGACCTCGCGGTGGAGCTCGGGGAAATCGACGCGAGCGAGTCGCTCTCGCCGGCCGAGAAGGTCGCGGAAAAGAAGAAGCTGGAGCGGGTCCACGGAGAGCGGAGCGAGCGCGTCCACAACGTCCTCCAGCTCCTGAAGGCCTATTCGCTCTTCGAGAAGGACGTGGAGTACGTTGTCCAGGACGGGAAGATCCTGATCGTCGACGAGTTCACGGGCCGGCTTATGCCGGGCCGGCGCTATTCCGACGGGCTCCATCAGGCGATCGAGGCGAAGGAGAACGTGAAGGTCGAGGGTGAGACGCAGACCCTCGCGACGATCACGATCCAGAACTACTTCCGGCTCTACGAGAAGCTGGCCGGCATGACCGGAACCGCGGAGACCGAGGCGAACGAGTTCTGGCACACGTACAAGCGGGACGTCATCGTGATCCCGACGAACCAACCTGCCCGGCGCGAGGACTCCAACGACGTGATCTTCAAGACGCGTCGGGAGAAGTACAACGCTCTGGTCGACGAGATCGCCGAGCTCCACGAGGGGAAGGTCCCGGTGCTGGTCGGGACGATCAGCGTCGAGGCGTCCGAGACCTTGAGCCGGCTTCTGAAGCGGAAAGGGGTTCCCCACAGCGTCCTGAACGCGAAGTACCACGAGCAGGAGGCGGGGATCGTCGCCGGCGCCGGGCGGCGGGGCGCGGTCACGATCGCGACCAACATGGCCGGCCGCGGAACCGACATCAAGCTCGAGACCGGCGTGATCCGGTGCGACCGCGAGTGCATGGCGGGCTCGCAGAGCCGCCTGCGAAACGGGGTCTGGCAGAACGTGGCCCGCTGCAAGGAGGAGGTCACGTGCGGCCTCCACATTCTCGGGACGGAGCGGCACGAGAGCCGGCGGATCGATCGGCAGCTCCGCGGCCGAAGCGGGCGGCAAGGGGATCCCGGACACTCGCGCTTCTACCTGTCGCTCGAGGACGATCTCATGCGCCTCTTCGGGTCCGAGCGGATCGCGGGGATCATGGAGAAGCTGGGCGTCCAGGAGGGCGAGGTCATCGAGCACGGGCTGGTGACGCGGGCGATCGAGCGCGCGCAGCGGCGCGTGGAGGCGCACAACTTCGACATCCGAAAGCACCTTCTCGAATACGACGACGTGATGAACCGCCAGCGCACGGTGATCTACGCGCAGCGCCTTCGCGCCCTCGAGGAAGCGGATCTCAAGGAAACAATCTTGGAGATGATGGACGAGGTCGTGGAGGAGCGCGTCGAAACCTACCTCGGGGGCGGGGAGCGGTATGACGAGGAGGATTGGAAGCGGCTCGGGAACGATCTGAGCCAACTCCTGCTTCGGCCCGCCGTGATTCCGGGCTCGGGAGACCGCATGCCGGCCCCGGCGGTGGCCGCGGAGGCGTTCCAGGAGATCTTCCGCAAGGCGTACGACGAGAAGGAGACGGAGCTATCGCCTCCGATCCTCCGCGAGCTGGAGCGGCACGTCTTTCTCGACGTGATCGACGAGCACTGGATGGATCACCTTCGAGAGATGGATCACATGCGCGAGGGGATCGGGCTCCGCGCGTACGGCCAGCGCGATCCGCTCTTGGAGTACAAGCGGGAAGCATTCGCGATGTTCGAGGAGCTGACGCGCTCGATCCGCGAGGAGACGGTGCGGACGATCTTCCGCGCGACGCTCGTGCTGGAGCCGATGCCCGGCCGGCCGATCGCGGTGGGCGGCTCCGCCGGCCGCGAGATGTCCGGCGGGGGAGCCTCGGAGCGGCCCGACCTGGCGCCGCCGCCCCGCGTCCGCGTCCCCAGGCAGGAGACGAGGCACGCGGCGGTGACCGCCTTCGGCACGCCGGAGGCTCAAGCGGGCGCCGCGGCCCCGGCCGCTCCGCCCGCGGCGCGCCGGGCGCCGATGGTGGCGCAGGAAGAGAAAGTGGGAAGAAACGACCCCTGCCCTTGCGGCAGCGGCAAGAAATACAAGAAATGTCACGGTGCCTGA